Proteins from one Arthrobacter sp. Soc17.1.1.1 genomic window:
- a CDS encoding TetR/AcrR family transcriptional regulator, translating into MTVAEPTPPPTRRGRPGYDQQSVLAVAVTAFNRHGYEATSMGMLAEELGISKSAIYHHVPSKGDLLRLALDHALGGLEAVLSAPGAAAGAADTRLEFVLRGTIAVLTERLPFVTLLLRLRGNTEVEREALERRRAFDREVAALVDAARHEGSIRSDIDPRTTTRLIFGTINSIVEWYRPGGPLTAAKLADDVIVMVFDGLHRR; encoded by the coding sequence ATGACCGTCGCCGAGCCCACGCCGCCCCCGACCCGCCGTGGGCGCCCGGGCTACGACCAGCAGTCGGTCCTCGCCGTCGCGGTCACCGCCTTCAACCGCCACGGCTACGAGGCGACGTCGATGGGGATGCTGGCCGAGGAGCTCGGTATCAGCAAGTCGGCCATCTACCACCACGTCCCCTCGAAGGGCGACCTGCTGCGGCTGGCCCTCGACCATGCGCTCGGCGGACTCGAGGCGGTGCTCTCCGCCCCCGGGGCGGCCGCCGGCGCCGCCGACACACGCCTGGAGTTCGTGCTCCGCGGGACCATCGCGGTGCTGACCGAGCGGCTCCCCTTCGTCACACTGCTGCTGCGGCTGCGGGGCAACACCGAGGTGGAGCGCGAGGCGCTCGAGCGCCGGCGCGCGTTCGACCGCGAGGTGGCCGCGCTGGTGGACGCGGCGCGCCACGAGGGCTCCATCCGCAGCGACATCGACCCCCGCACCACCACGCGCCTGATCTTCGGCACCATCAACTCGATCGTGGAGTGGTACCGGCCGGGAGGGCCACTGACGGCCGCGAAACTGGCCGACGACGTCATCGTCATGGTGTTCGACGGGCTCCACCGGCGCTGA
- a CDS encoding enoyl-CoA hydratase/isomerase family protein, translating into MPSSLRVTEGAGSNALVVELHRPEARNAIDRRMVDELHAVCADLERTPRTLVLAGSDGVFASGADIAELRARRRDDALAGINSTLFARIAALPMPVIAALDGYALGGGAELAFAADFRLGTPRLRIGNPETGLGILPAAGATWRLKELVGEPLAKEILLAGRVLTAEEALAARLITEIHAPEDLLQAAHALADRIGRQDPLAVRITKSVFHAPREAHPVIDQLAQAVLFESDAKFDRMQQFLDRRKSS; encoded by the coding sequence ATGCCGTCGTCGCTGAGGGTCACCGAGGGCGCCGGCTCGAATGCCCTCGTCGTCGAACTGCACCGCCCCGAGGCACGCAACGCGATCGACCGCCGGATGGTCGACGAGCTGCACGCCGTCTGCGCGGACCTCGAACGGACCCCGCGCACCCTCGTCCTCGCCGGGTCCGACGGCGTCTTCGCCTCAGGTGCCGACATCGCCGAACTGCGCGCGCGCCGGCGCGACGACGCCCTCGCGGGTATCAACTCGACGCTCTTCGCGCGCATCGCGGCCCTGCCCATGCCCGTCATCGCGGCCCTCGACGGCTACGCGCTCGGCGGCGGCGCCGAACTCGCGTTCGCCGCGGACTTCCGGCTCGGCACGCCCCGGCTGAGGATCGGCAACCCCGAGACAGGCCTCGGCATCCTCCCGGCCGCCGGCGCCACCTGGCGGCTGAAGGAGCTGGTGGGGGAGCCGCTCGCCAAGGAGATCCTCCTCGCCGGGCGCGTCCTCACGGCCGAGGAGGCCCTGGCCGCCCGGCTCATCACCGAGATCCACGCACCGGAGGACCTCCTGCAGGCAGCCCACGCCCTCGCGGACCGCATCGGCCGGCAGGACCCCCTGGCCGTGCGGATCACCAAGAGCGTGTTCCACGCACCGAGGGAGGCGCACCCCGTGATCGACCAGCTCGCGCAGGCCGTGCTCTTCGAGTCGGACGCCAAGTTCGACCGCATGCAGCAGTTCCTGGACCGGAGGAAGAGCTCATGA
- the paaZ gene encoding phenylacetic acid degradation bifunctional protein PaaZ — translation MTTAPERVQIDVVPSFIEDAWWTPDRTAADGDGTVVRDASTGEELAVVSTAGIDTAAAVRFARSTGQAELGRFTFHERALKLKELAQYLNAHRDPLYELSAKTGATKVDSMVDIDGGIGVLFTFGSKGRRELPNSHVIVDGPPEVLSKDGSFLGTHIHTRIPGVAVQINAFNFPVWGMLEKLAPAFLAGVPTIVKPATPTGFLTAAVVKLIVGSAILPPGSLQLISGPARDVLDHLDYRDLVSFTGSASTADLLKAHPSVARGGVRFTCETDSLNAAILGPDAVPGTPEFDAFVKSLVTEMTVKAGQKCTSIRRSIVPEALVDDVVRAAGERIRSRVTLGDPRAEGVTMGALASLAQLEGVQDAVRELIAGGAAVAFGSLDAPDVVLADNTLGKAPGGAFMEPVLLTWKDVEAGALHSVEAFGPVASVIGYDDLPHAVRLAALGSGSLVATVCTNDPAVAQDLVLGIAAHHGRVLILNREDARTSTGHGSPVPHLVHGGPGRAGGGEELGGMRSVLHHMQRTAVQGSPNMLTSITGEWHTGADRRFDDGHPFRKDLATLRIGDAVRSGLRQVTLADISAFAETTGDTFYAHTDEAAAAANPFFPGIVAHGYLLLSWGAGLFVDPAPGPVLANYGLENLRFITPVAAGDSIRVTLTAKRITPRETDEYGEVAWDAVLHNQDDEIVATYDVLTLVEK, via the coding sequence ATGACCACCGCCCCGGAACGAGTACAGATCGACGTCGTCCCCAGCTTCATCGAGGATGCCTGGTGGACGCCGGACCGCACCGCGGCGGACGGTGACGGCACCGTGGTCCGTGACGCCAGCACCGGCGAGGAGCTCGCCGTCGTCAGCACGGCCGGCATCGACACCGCCGCCGCCGTCCGGTTCGCGCGCAGCACCGGCCAGGCCGAACTAGGGCGCTTCACCTTCCACGAGCGCGCCCTGAAGCTCAAGGAGCTCGCGCAGTACCTGAACGCGCACCGCGACCCCCTGTACGAGCTGTCCGCGAAGACCGGCGCCACGAAGGTCGACTCCATGGTAGACATCGACGGCGGCATCGGCGTGCTCTTCACGTTCGGGTCGAAGGGGCGCCGCGAGCTGCCGAACTCCCACGTGATCGTCGACGGCCCGCCCGAGGTGCTCTCGAAGGACGGCTCCTTCCTCGGAACGCACATCCACACGCGCATCCCCGGCGTCGCGGTGCAGATCAATGCCTTCAACTTCCCCGTGTGGGGCATGCTCGAGAAGCTGGCCCCCGCCTTCCTCGCCGGCGTACCGACCATCGTGAAGCCCGCGACGCCCACCGGCTTCCTGACCGCAGCCGTCGTGAAGCTCATCGTCGGTTCCGCGATCCTGCCGCCGGGTTCGCTGCAGCTCATCTCCGGCCCGGCGCGTGACGTCCTCGACCACCTCGACTACCGGGACCTCGTGTCCTTCACGGGCTCCGCGTCCACCGCCGACCTGCTCAAGGCGCATCCGTCCGTGGCGCGCGGCGGGGTGCGCTTCACCTGCGAGACGGACTCCCTCAACGCCGCGATCCTCGGCCCCGACGCCGTCCCCGGTACGCCCGAGTTCGACGCCTTCGTGAAGTCCCTGGTCACGGAGATGACGGTCAAGGCCGGCCAGAAGTGCACGAGCATCCGCCGGTCCATCGTGCCCGAAGCGCTCGTCGACGACGTCGTGCGGGCCGCGGGGGAGCGGATCCGCTCGCGGGTGACCCTCGGCGACCCGAGGGCCGAGGGCGTCACCATGGGCGCGCTCGCATCGCTCGCGCAGCTGGAGGGCGTGCAGGACGCCGTCCGGGAGCTGATCGCCGGCGGCGCAGCGGTGGCGTTCGGTTCGCTCGACGCCCCCGACGTCGTGCTCGCGGACAACACCCTCGGCAAGGCGCCGGGGGGCGCCTTCATGGAGCCCGTGCTGCTCACGTGGAAGGACGTCGAGGCCGGCGCGCTGCACTCGGTGGAGGCCTTCGGTCCGGTCGCGTCCGTCATCGGCTACGACGACCTCCCGCACGCCGTCCGCCTCGCGGCCCTCGGCTCGGGCTCGCTCGTAGCCACGGTCTGCACGAACGACCCGGCGGTGGCGCAGGACCTCGTGCTCGGCATCGCGGCGCACCACGGCCGCGTCCTGATCCTCAACCGCGAGGACGCGCGGACCTCCACGGGGCACGGTTCGCCCGTGCCGCACCTCGTGCACGGCGGACCGGGGCGTGCGGGCGGCGGCGAGGAGCTCGGCGGTATGCGCTCGGTGCTGCACCACATGCAGCGCACCGCGGTGCAGGGGTCCCCGAACATGCTCACCAGTATCACGGGGGAGTGGCACACGGGTGCCGACCGACGGTTCGACGACGGCCATCCGTTCCGCAAGGACCTCGCCACGCTGCGCATCGGCGATGCCGTCCGCTCCGGACTGCGACAGGTGACGCTGGCGGACATCAGTGCGTTCGCCGAGACCACCGGTGACACCTTCTACGCCCACACCGACGAGGCGGCGGCCGCTGCCAACCCCTTCTTCCCGGGCATCGTGGCCCACGGCTACCTCCTGCTCTCCTGGGGGGCCGGCCTCTTCGTGGACCCTGCGCCGGGACCGGTGCTGGCGAACTACGGCCTGGAGAACCTGCGGTTCATCACGCCGGTCGCGGCCGGTGATTCGATCCGTGTCACGCTGACGGCCAAGCGGATCACGCCGCGGGAAACGGACGAGTACGGCGAGGTGGCCTGGGACGCCGTCCTGCACAACCAGGACGACGAGATCGTGGCGACCTACGACGTCCTGACCCTCGTCGAGAAGTAG
- a CDS encoding thiolase family protein → MAEAFLVGGVRTPVGRYGGALSGVRPDDLAALVLDAVVQRAGLDPAVVDEVILGNANGAGEENRNVARLAALLAGFPDSVPGITVNRLCASGLSAIIMASHMVKSGAADIVVAGGVESMSRAPWVMEKPDRAFARPGAVLDTSIGWRFTNPKLAARDKATYSMPETAEELAALDRITRDDADAFALRSHQRALAAIEAGRFADEIVPVQVNRGKTSTSVDTDEGPRADTTLDVLAGLRPVVRPDGIVTAGNSSSLNDGASAVIVASEAALARYGLTPRARILDGASAGVPPEIMGIGPVPATQKVLERTGLAVSDLGAVELNEAFATQSLACIRRLGLDEGIVNRDGGAIALGHPLGSSGARIAVTLLGRMERELTGTSRRLGLATMCVGVGQGTAMLVEAV, encoded by the coding sequence ATGGCCGAGGCTTTCCTGGTGGGCGGTGTCCGCACACCGGTGGGCCGGTACGGCGGGGCCCTCTCGGGCGTGCGGCCGGACGACCTCGCGGCGCTCGTGCTCGACGCCGTCGTGCAGCGTGCTGGCCTGGACCCGGCCGTCGTGGACGAGGTGATCCTCGGCAACGCGAACGGCGCCGGCGAGGAGAACCGGAATGTGGCGCGCCTCGCCGCGCTGCTCGCGGGCTTCCCGGACAGCGTCCCCGGCATCACCGTCAACCGCCTCTGCGCCTCCGGGCTCTCGGCGATCATCATGGCCTCGCACATGGTGAAGTCCGGGGCCGCGGACATCGTCGTCGCGGGCGGCGTCGAGTCGATGAGCCGCGCACCCTGGGTCATGGAGAAGCCGGATCGGGCCTTCGCCAGGCCCGGGGCCGTCCTGGACACCTCGATCGGCTGGCGCTTCACCAATCCGAAGCTCGCCGCACGGGACAAGGCCACCTACTCCATGCCCGAGACCGCCGAGGAACTCGCCGCCCTGGACCGCATCACGCGCGACGACGCCGACGCGTTCGCGCTCCGCTCCCACCAGCGGGCGCTCGCGGCCATCGAGGCCGGACGCTTCGCCGACGAGATCGTGCCCGTCCAGGTCAACCGCGGGAAGACATCGACGTCCGTGGACACCGACGAGGGTCCGCGCGCCGACACGACCCTCGACGTCCTCGCGGGGCTCCGTCCCGTGGTCCGTCCGGACGGGATCGTCACGGCCGGCAACTCGAGCTCCCTCAACGACGGCGCCTCCGCCGTCATCGTCGCCTCGGAAGCCGCCCTCGCACGCTACGGCCTGACCCCGCGCGCCCGCATCCTCGACGGCGCCTCCGCGGGCGTGCCGCCGGAGATCATGGGCATCGGGCCCGTGCCCGCCACGCAGAAGGTCCTCGAGCGGACCGGCCTCGCGGTCTCCGATCTCGGCGCCGTCGAACTCAACGAGGCCTTCGCCACGCAGTCGCTCGCCTGCATCCGGCGGCTCGGGCTCGACGAGGGCATCGTGAACCGCGACGGCGGAGCGATCGCGCTCGGCCACCCCCTCGGTTCATCGGGAGCGCGCATCGCCGTGACCCTGCTCGGGCGCATGGAGCGCGAACTCACCGGGACGTCCCGGCGGCTCGGCCTGGCGACGATGTGCGTCGGCGTCGGCCAGGGCACCGCGATGCTCGTCGAGGCCGTCTGA
- a CDS encoding 3-hydroxyacyl-CoA dehydrogenase family protein, with product MSTVPEGTARDAVPAAPGRGADPAAGHPAQGVQGAQGVPARVGVLGGGRMGAGIAHAFCLAGSDVVVVERDDDAAQAGLARVTQALARSVDRGTTAEPLADLTRRVAVSTDYASFASRGLVVEAVPEDLGLKRQALRAVEDVLDDGAWLATNTSSLSVDALADVLQRPDRFCGLHFFNPVPASTLIEVVLGARTSAELEAAARSWVGALGKTPVVVRDSPGFASSRLGVAIALEAMRMLEEGVASAEDIDAAMVLGYRHPVGPLRTTDIVGLDVRLGIAEYLASTLGPRFTPPAILREKVARGQLGRKTGHGFFAWDDAPPSA from the coding sequence ATGAGTACCGTGCCCGAGGGGACTGCCCGGGATGCCGTGCCCGCTGCCCCGGGGCGTGGCGCCGACCCAGCGGCTGGACACCCTGCCCAGGGTGTACAGGGCGCTCAGGGTGTGCCGGCACGCGTCGGCGTCCTCGGCGGCGGCAGGATGGGTGCCGGCATCGCGCATGCGTTCTGCCTGGCAGGCTCCGACGTCGTCGTCGTCGAACGCGACGACGACGCAGCGCAGGCGGGCCTCGCACGCGTCACGCAGGCCCTCGCGCGCAGCGTGGACCGCGGCACGACGGCGGAACCACTGGCCGACCTGACCCGCCGCGTGGCGGTGTCCACGGACTACGCGTCGTTCGCCTCCCGCGGCCTCGTCGTCGAGGCGGTGCCGGAGGACCTCGGCCTCAAGCGGCAGGCGCTGCGGGCGGTCGAGGACGTCCTCGACGACGGCGCGTGGCTCGCGACGAACACCTCCTCCCTCTCGGTCGACGCGCTCGCCGACGTCCTGCAGCGCCCCGACCGGTTCTGCGGGCTCCACTTCTTCAACCCCGTGCCGGCATCGACCCTGATCGAGGTGGTGCTCGGAGCCCGGACGTCCGCAGAGCTCGAGGCCGCCGCGCGGTCCTGGGTGGGTGCGCTCGGCAAGACGCCCGTCGTCGTGCGCGACTCCCCGGGCTTCGCCAGCTCCAGGCTCGGCGTCGCCATCGCCCTGGAGGCCATGCGCATGCTCGAGGAGGGTGTGGCGAGCGCGGAGGACATCGACGCAGCGATGGTCCTCGGCTACAGGCACCCCGTCGGGCCGCTGCGCACCACCGACATCGTGGGCCTCGACGTCCGCCTCGGCATCGCGGAGTACCTCGCCTCGACCCTCGGGCCGCGCTTCACCCCGCCGGCGATCCTGCGCGAGAAGGTGGCCCGCGGCCAGCTCGGCCGCAAGACCGGGCACGGCTTCTTCGCGTGGGACGATGCCCCGCCGTCGGCGTGA